A single window of Halobacillus naozhouensis DNA harbors:
- a CDS encoding DUF779 domain-containing protein: MVERVTATDDALQLIETLKGKHGPLMFHQSGGCCDGSSPMCYPEGDLITGTQDVLLGEIGETPFYIHKKQYDYWKHTQLIIDVVDGRGGMFSLEGVEGKRFLTRSRAFTDEEYEELKTAGVL; encoded by the coding sequence ATGGTTGAACGTGTAACAGCTACCGACGATGCCCTCCAGTTGATTGAAACACTTAAAGGTAAACACGGGCCGCTTATGTTCCATCAGTCCGGCGGCTGCTGTGACGGAAGCTCGCCAATGTGTTATCCGGAGGGCGACCTGATCACAGGCACACAGGACGTACTCCTTGGAGAAATTGGGGAAACCCCTTTCTACATTCACAAGAAGCAATATGATTACTGGAAGCATACCCAGCTCATTATTGATGTTGTCGATGGCCGCGGCGGTATGTTTTCCTTAGAAGGTGTAGAAGGAAAACGATTCTTAACTCGCTCTCGCGCTTTTACTGATGAAGAATACGAGGAGCTTAAAACAGCTGGTGTACTTTAA